The following coding sequences lie in one Flavobacteriales bacterium genomic window:
- a CDS encoding GWxTD domain-containing protein, which yields MKRFFTLLLPTLLLINNGFAQKIKANFSYSTFSSPSNATYLETYLNFNGTSLEYVKIGNVWQATIEITYVFKQDDKIIDFKKYNLKSPEYADSNSIKTNFYDQQRIPIPSGKYEFEITLKDINSSEKAFSTIQELELNYIENTIQLSDITLIESFKKTETKNILSKSGYDLMPYTSDFYPEEFEKLLFYAEVYNTDKVMEKDEAFLINYFIESFESKQIIGNYRSFKRETPKPVNVVMSSFDIKKLPSGNYNLVVELKNKDNKRITLKKVFFQRSNASANELLVSDDYINSFVTTMTATELELYIKALAPISTQIELNFAKNQLSAKDPELMKQYFYNFWLTRNATNPEEDWKKYKELVKITDQLYSTSIKKGFETDRGRIYLKHGKPNTISEIKNETSTYPYEIWHYYGIEGRSNVKFIFYSPDIISNDYPLLHSTLPGEVYNASWKVELHKRTNQPRDINETNPREYMHDRTNENFELPR from the coding sequence ATGAAGAGGTTTTTCACACTTTTATTACCTACCCTATTATTGATTAATAATGGTTTTGCTCAAAAAATCAAAGCCAACTTTTCTTATAGTACTTTTTCATCGCCAAGTAACGCAACTTATTTAGAGACCTACCTTAATTTTAATGGTACCTCGTTAGAATATGTTAAAATTGGAAATGTTTGGCAAGCAACCATTGAGATTACTTATGTGTTTAAACAAGATGATAAAATAATTGATTTCAAAAAATACAACCTTAAAAGTCCTGAATATGCTGATAGCAATAGTATAAAGACAAATTTTTATGACCAACAACGTATTCCTATCCCATCAGGTAAATATGAATTTGAAATCACTTTAAAGGACATTAACTCAAGTGAAAAAGCATTTTCAACGATACAAGAATTAGAATTAAATTACATTGAAAACACTATTCAACTTTCTGATATTACCTTAATTGAATCGTTTAAAAAAACAGAAACAAAAAACATTTTAAGTAAAAGTGGTTATGATTTAATGCCTTATACCTCTGATTTTTATCCTGAAGAATTTGAGAAACTGTTGTTTTACGCTGAAGTTTATAATACAGATAAGGTAATGGAAAAAGACGAAGCTTTTTTAATTAATTATTTTATTGAGTCGTTTGAAAGCAAACAAATTATTGGAAATTACCGAAGTTTTAAAAGAGAAACTCCAAAGCCTGTAAATGTTGTGATGAGCTCATTTGATATTAAAAAACTACCTTCTGGCAATTACAATTTAGTGGTGGAACTAAAAAACAAAGACAATAAAAGGATTACACTAAAAAAAGTATTTTTTCAACGTAGCAATGCTTCTGCAAATGAATTATTGGTTTCTGATGACTACATCAACTCTTTTGTTACTACCATGACAGCAACCGAATTAGAGCTTTACATTAAAGCATTAGCTCCTATTTCTACTCAAATTGAATTAAACTTTGCTAAAAACCAGTTGAGTGCAAAAGACCCAGAATTAATGAAACAATATTTTTACAATTTTTGGCTAACTCGAAATGCTACAAATCCAGAAGAAGATTGGAAAAAATACAAGGAATTGGTTAAAATCACCGATCAACTTTACTCCACTTCAATTAAAAAAGGTTTTGAAACGGATAGAGGACGTATTTATTTAAAACATGGTAAACCAAATACCATATCGGAAATTAAAAACGAAACCAGTACTTACCCTTATGAAATCTGGCATTACTACGGAATTGAAGGCAGAAGCAACGTAAAATTTATCTTTTATAGCCCTGATATTATTTCAAACGATTATCCACTGCTTCATTCAACCTTACCAGGCGAAGTTTACAATGCTTCATGGAAAGTAGAGTTGCACAAACGAACCAATCAGCCTCGTGATATAAATGAGACCAATCCAAGAGAATATATGCATGATAGAACTAACGAAAATTTTGAATTACCTCGATAG
- a CDS encoding glycosyltransferase family 2 protein, with amino-acid sequence MKKVAVVILNWNGKNFLEKFLPSVTKYSNDYTDIIVADNASTDDSIDFLKNNYPDVKLIINDKNYGFAQGYNEALKKVEAEYVVLLNSDVEVTKNWIEPIVELMDADKSIAACQPKLKDYNNKSFFEYAGAAGGFIDYLGYPLCRGRIFNHLEEDKGQYDDVTEIFWATGACMFVRMKYFNQVGGLDNHYFAHMEEIDLCWRFKNLGYKIMFMPNSTVYHVGGGTLNKIKPQKTYLNFRNNLFLLHKNLPKEKRNWIIFQRLILDGCAGIKLLFEGKPKHTWAIIKAHFHFYNNIKQNKSKRQTVYKPNNVGIINKSILVKSFIEKKHTYNELIH; translated from the coding sequence TTGAAAAAAGTAGCTGTAGTCATATTAAATTGGAACGGAAAAAATTTCCTTGAAAAGTTCTTACCATCTGTAACTAAATATAGTAACGATTACACAGATATTATTGTTGCCGATAATGCATCTACTGATGATTCCATTGATTTTTTAAAAAACAATTATCCTGATGTAAAACTTATCATTAATGATAAAAATTACGGTTTTGCCCAGGGTTATAACGAAGCCTTAAAAAAGGTTGAGGCAGAATATGTAGTATTATTAAATTCAGATGTAGAAGTAACTAAAAACTGGATTGAACCTATTGTTGAGCTAATGGATGCTGACAAAAGTATTGCTGCTTGTCAACCCAAATTAAAAGATTACAACAACAAAAGTTTTTTCGAATATGCTGGTGCTGCAGGTGGTTTTATTGATTATTTGGGTTATCCTTTATGCCGAGGTCGAATTTTTAATCATTTAGAGGAAGATAAAGGGCAATATGACGATGTTACAGAGATTTTTTGGGCAACTGGCGCTTGTATGTTTGTTCGAATGAAATATTTCAATCAGGTTGGCGGATTAGACAATCATTATTTCGCACACATGGAAGAAATAGATTTGTGTTGGCGATTTAAAAACTTAGGGTATAAAATTATGTTTATGCCAAACTCAACGGTTTATCATGTTGGAGGTGGAACATTAAATAAAATTAAACCTCAAAAGACCTATTTAAACTTTAGAAATAATTTGTTTCTACTCCACAAAAACCTACCTAAAGAAAAACGAAACTGGATTATTTTTCAACGATTAATTTTAGATGGTTGTGCAGGAATTAAATTGTTGTTTGAAGGAAAACCAAAACACACTTGGGCAATAATTAAAGCCCATTTTCATTTTTATAATAACATCAAACAAAATAAAAGTAAACGACAAACCGTTTATAAACCAAATAATGTAGGAATAATTAATAAAAGCATTTTGGTAAAATCATTCATCGAGAAAAAACATACATACAACGAGCTTATACATTAA
- the dacB gene encoding D-alanyl-D-alanine carboxypeptidase/D-alanyl-D-alanine-endopeptidase, translating into MRVTFIVLLVFGFIGLKAQTIANLKAELNNLLQDADLKNASISFVAIDLSTKQVVAELNPIQSVVPASVTKLITTATALELLGANFQFNTSIYYNGFIDTINHVLHGNIIIKGGGDPALGSNRYEKHYGNFISDWANAIKSLGIDSINGKVIGDASYFNEQMIPSTWIWGDVGNYYGAGPSGLSIYENTCTIDFVSGSNSGDSTYISCVKPFIPDLEIENLVKSKNTNKDESYFFGGPYQNNKMVKGGIPLNRKDFSVKSSLPDPAFLASYELTMELTKNGVGVAQQNSTARMEKNTENIKLATLITELKSPRLIDLIKLTNFYSINLYAEHFMNQIGVTKYGSGDTESSTQATQEFWKQKGIDVSGMYLNDGSGLSRFNSYSAKHLVDVLTYMKTSKNFEQFYSSLPVLGKSGTVRSFGVNSAAEGNIRAKSGYMTRVRSYAGYCTTKSNKELAFAIMVNNYNCSPTEMKKKMEKVMIKLAEINE; encoded by the coding sequence ATGAGAGTAACTTTTATAGTCTTATTGGTATTTGGTTTTATTGGTTTAAAAGCACAAACCATTGCTAATTTAAAAGCCGAATTAAACAACTTGCTACAAGATGCTGATTTAAAAAATGCAAGTATTTCGTTTGTTGCTATTGATTTAAGTACTAAACAAGTAGTTGCAGAGCTTAACCCAATACAAAGTGTAGTTCCTGCATCGGTTACAAAATTGATTACGACGGCAACGGCACTCGAACTTTTAGGAGCTAATTTTCAATTTAACACTTCTATTTACTATAATGGTTTTATCGATACCATAAACCACGTTTTACACGGAAACATTATCATTAAAGGTGGTGGAGACCCTGCTTTAGGCTCTAATCGTTACGAAAAACATTACGGGAATTTTATAAGTGATTGGGCAAATGCCATTAAATCACTTGGAATAGATTCTATAAATGGTAAAGTAATAGGAGACGCCTCCTATTTTAATGAGCAAATGATACCTTCTACCTGGATTTGGGGCGATGTAGGTAATTATTATGGAGCTGGTCCTTCGGGTTTATCCATTTATGAAAATACGTGTACCATCGATTTTGTTTCTGGAAGCAATAGTGGCGATTCTACTTACATATCGTGTGTTAAGCCATTTATTCCCGATTTAGAAATTGAAAATTTGGTAAAAAGTAAAAACACGAATAAAGACGAATCGTACTTTTTTGGTGGACCTTATCAAAACAATAAAATGGTTAAAGGAGGAATTCCATTAAACCGTAAAGATTTTTCGGTAAAAAGTTCCTTGCCAGACCCTGCTTTTTTAGCTTCGTATGAGTTAACTATGGAATTGACTAAAAATGGAGTAGGAGTGGCTCAACAAAATTCTACAGCACGTATGGAGAAGAATACTGAAAATATAAAATTAGCTACTTTAATAACTGAACTTAAATCTCCTAGACTTATTGATTTAATCAAATTAACGAACTTTTACAGCATAAACTTGTATGCCGAGCATTTTATGAATCAAATAGGTGTTACAAAGTATGGAAGTGGTGATACAGAATCAAGCACACAAGCTACACAGGAGTTTTGGAAACAAAAGGGAATAGATGTATCTGGAATGTATTTGAATGATGGAAGTGGACTGTCGAGATTTAACTCTTATAGTGCAAAACATTTGGTAGATGTTTTAACTTATATGAAAACGAGTAAAAACTTCGAACAATTTTATTCGTCTTTACCAGTGTTAGGAAAATCGGGTACCGTTAGGAGTTTTGGTGTAAATTCTGCAGCAGAAGGAAACATTAGAGCCAAAAGTGGTTACATGACAAGAGTGAGAAGTTATGCAGGATACTGCACAACAAAGTCTAATAAAGAACTCGCTTTTGCAATTATGGTAAACAATTATAACTGTTCACCTACAGAAATGAAAAAGAAAATGGAAAAAGTAATGATTAAACTAGCTGAAATTAATGAGTAA
- a CDS encoding mucoidy inhibitor MuiA family protein, which produces MKKYIACALIIISISTAFANNKELLNSKIKNVTVFLNGAQINREANFNIGKGVYNLTIDSLPQYINANSIQVSGKGDFIILDTKYLVEQPDYSNQQNKYPITVLNQLAMINDSIEQINFDLEEIRFNKEVLETEKQFLIGNKSMKSDSLALLKDALAFLREKYNDINSKLILAKKAESKTQKRLTKLQERLNTYNQELVKQYAQKPILPNHKVMVTVKTDLAVNGKLILNYMVSGASWTPSYDLRANQINEPIALTYKANIIQNTGENWDDVKLKLSTNNPYKSKVKPVLPVWYLNYYNPYNQPTRTTSVYGGVAQPQMAKEKSGKYLDEDVMLSDAESSAYYTTMTESFTNVEFNLNTPYSIPSDGDKHIVAVKEEKLTADFKYYLVPKMDNNAFLVANIKGFEELNLLPAAANIYFDGTYIGQTAINTTITGDSLAIDLGREERISVKRTALKIVDKDKMLGGDKVKDYGFEINIKNNLLAAIDLIIEDQVPVSTDKDIKVELKNKDKAEFKEQTGYLIWKIKLPAKETKKLNFNYEVQHPKDKQLALN; this is translated from the coding sequence ATGAAAAAGTATATTGCTTGCGCACTAATTATTATTTCCATTTCAACAGCATTTGCAAATAATAAAGAACTCTTAAATTCTAAAATTAAAAATGTAACCGTTTTTTTGAATGGTGCTCAAATAAATAGAGAAGCTAATTTTAATATCGGTAAGGGTGTTTATAACCTGACTATTGATAGTTTGCCTCAATATATTAATGCCAACAGTATTCAAGTGAGTGGAAAAGGTGATTTTATTATTTTAGATACCAAATACTTGGTTGAACAACCTGATTACTCGAATCAACAAAACAAATACCCGATTACTGTATTGAATCAATTGGCAATGATTAATGATTCTATTGAACAAATAAACTTCGATTTGGAAGAAATTCGGTTTAATAAAGAGGTGTTGGAAACTGAAAAACAGTTTTTAATCGGAAACAAAAGCATGAAAAGCGATTCCTTAGCTTTATTAAAAGATGCCTTGGCTTTTTTAAGAGAAAAATACAACGATATTAACTCCAAATTGATTTTAGCTAAAAAAGCGGAATCGAAAACTCAAAAAAGATTAACCAAATTGCAAGAAAGACTAAATACTTACAACCAAGAGTTGGTTAAACAATACGCTCAAAAACCAATTTTGCCTAATCATAAAGTAATGGTTACTGTTAAAACGGATTTGGCTGTTAATGGTAAGTTGATATTAAATTACATGGTTTCTGGTGCATCGTGGACTCCAAGCTACGATTTAAGAGCCAACCAAATTAATGAACCTATTGCTTTGACATATAAAGCCAACATTATTCAAAATACAGGTGAAAACTGGGACGATGTTAAATTGAAATTATCGACAAACAATCCTTACAAAAGTAAAGTGAAACCTGTTTTACCTGTTTGGTACTTGAATTACTACAATCCTTATAATCAGCCAACCAGAACCACATCAGTATATGGTGGAGTTGCTCAACCGCAAATGGCAAAAGAAAAAAGTGGTAAATATTTGGATGAAGATGTGATGTTAAGTGATGCCGAAAGCAGTGCGTATTACACCACCATGACGGAAAGTTTTACCAACGTGGAGTTTAATTTAAACACCCCATACTCTATTCCTTCTGATGGCGACAAACACATCGTTGCGGTTAAAGAAGAGAAATTGACCGCCGATTTCAAATACTACTTAGTTCCAAAAATGGATAACAATGCTTTTTTAGTGGCTAACATTAAAGGTTTTGAAGAGTTAAATTTATTGCCTGCCGCTGCAAACATTTATTTTGATGGTACTTACATTGGTCAAACAGCAATAAATACTACCATTACTGGCGATTCGTTAGCCATTGATTTAGGTAGAGAAGAACGTATTTCGGTTAAACGAACTGCTTTAAAAATTGTAGATAAGGACAAAATGCTTGGTGGAGATAAAGTAAAAGATTACGGTTTTGAGATTAACATCAAAAACAATTTGCTCGCTGCTATTGATTTAATTATAGAAGATCAAGTGCCTGTATCAACTGACAAAGACATAAAAGTGGAATTAAAAAATAAAGACAAAGCAGAATTTAAAGAGCAAACGGGTTATTTAATCTGGAAAATAAAATTACCAGCAAAAGAAACCAAAAAACTTAACTTTAATTATGAAGTTCAACACCCAAAAGACAAACAATTGGCGTTGAATTAA
- a CDS encoding arsenate reductase ArsC: MKKVVFVCVENSCRSQMAEAFGRLHGKGIIEVYSSGSRPSGIVNPKAIASMAEVGYDLSKHNSIGLDELPQINWDYAITMGCGDECPMIKANHREDWGLPDPKHMEPKEFAQVRDIIEREVMDLIEEIKKEKS, from the coding sequence ATGAAAAAAGTAGTATTTGTTTGTGTAGAAAATTCGTGTAGAAGCCAAATGGCAGAGGCTTTTGGTAGATTGCATGGAAAAGGAATTATAGAAGTATATAGCTCGGGTTCAAGGCCATCGGGTATTGTAAACCCAAAAGCTATAGCGAGTATGGCAGAAGTTGGATATGATTTAAGTAAACACAACTCTATAGGTTTAGATGAATTGCCTCAAATAAATTGGGATTATGCCATAACCATGGGTTGTGGCGACGAATGCCCGATGATAAAAGCCAACCATAGAGAAGATTGGGGCTTACCTGACCCAAAACACATGGAACCAAAAGAATTTGCTCAAGTTAGAGATATTATTGAACGAGAAGTGATGGATTTGATTGAGGAGATTAAAAAAGAAAAGAGTTAA
- a CDS encoding aquaporin, which produces MSRNYLIEIIGTFFLVFVGCGAMVINAEMNGVISHVGVAMSWGLIVMVLIYAVGDISGAHLNPAVTLGFWVAKRFNSKEVIPYITAQAIGALAAAYSLKLLFPLNETLGASLPSGTWQQSFVFEVILTFLLMFVILNVSTGAKEKGIMAGAAIGATVGLEAMFAGPICGASMNPVRSIGPALASGQTQHLWVYVVATILGAILAVFAFQLTRKKEHVAEN; this is translated from the coding sequence ATGAGTAGAAATTACTTGATAGAAATAATAGGCACGTTCTTTTTAGTGTTTGTGGGTTGTGGTGCAATGGTTATCAATGCTGAAATGAATGGAGTTATTAGTCATGTAGGTGTTGCCATGAGCTGGGGTTTAATTGTTATGGTGTTGATTTATGCCGTTGGTGATATTTCAGGGGCACACTTAAACCCCGCAGTAACGTTAGGTTTTTGGGTAGCTAAACGATTTAATAGTAAAGAAGTTATTCCTTACATTACTGCTCAAGCTATTGGTGCATTAGCAGCAGCTTACAGTTTAAAATTATTGTTTCCGCTTAACGAAACTTTAGGTGCGAGTTTGCCTTCTGGCACTTGGCAGCAATCGTTTGTGTTTGAGGTTATTTTAACCTTTTTACTCATGTTTGTCATTTTAAATGTATCGACAGGAGCAAAGGAAAAAGGAATAATGGCAGGAGCAGCCATTGGAGCAACTGTAGGCTTGGAAGCTATGTTTGCTGGTCCAATCTGTGGGGCATCAATGAATCCTGTAAGATCTATTGGTCCGGCGTTAGCATCAGGACAAACACAGCATTTATGGGTTTACGTTGTGGCAACCATTTTAGGTGCGATTTTGGCTGTTTTTGCTTTTCAATTAACACGTAAAAAAGAACATGTAGCAGAAAATTAA
- a CDS encoding arsenite methyltransferase produces the protein MKNAEELKQLVKDKYSEIALQSKTENETSCCGAGGCSTVDYAVFAEDYTKLGGYNADADLGLGCGIPTEFAQIKEGDTVLDLGSGAGNDCFVARALVGEKGKVIGVDMTEIMIDKARENAGKLNFNNVEFRFGDIENLPIGGNRIDVVISNCVLNLVPDKEKAFAEMFRVLKAGGHFSVSDVVLKGDLPGNLKNDAEMYAGCVSGAIQLDDYMNIIHRAGFVEVSNQKEKLVVLPNEILSKYLSPQEIEAYNKGEFGIFSVTVYGQKPCCDPKSGCC, from the coding sequence ATGAAAAACGCAGAAGAATTAAAACAACTAGTAAAAGATAAATACAGCGAAATTGCTTTACAATCAAAAACAGAAAATGAAACCAGTTGTTGTGGAGCAGGTGGTTGCAGTACTGTTGACTATGCTGTTTTTGCTGAAGATTACACCAAACTTGGAGGTTATAATGCTGATGCCGATTTAGGTCTGGGCTGTGGAATACCAACAGAGTTTGCTCAAATAAAAGAAGGCGATACCGTGTTAGATTTAGGCTCTGGAGCAGGAAACGATTGTTTTGTTGCCAGAGCATTGGTGGGTGAAAAAGGTAAAGTTATTGGGGTGGATATGACCGAAATAATGATTGATAAAGCTCGAGAAAATGCGGGGAAACTGAATTTTAATAACGTAGAATTTAGATTTGGAGACATTGAAAACTTACCAATTGGAGGAAACAGAATTGATGTGGTAATTAGTAATTGTGTGTTGAATCTTGTTCCTGATAAAGAAAAAGCTTTTGCTGAAATGTTTAGAGTATTAAAAGCTGGCGGACATTTTAGTGTTTCGGATGTGGTGTTGAAGGGCGACTTACCAGGTAATTTAAAAAATGATGCTGAAATGTATGCTGGTTGTGTATCAGGTGCAATCCAATTAGACGATTATATGAACATTATACATCGAGCTGGCTTTGTAGAAGTAAGCAACCAAAAAGAAAAGTTAGTGGTTTTGCCTAACGAAATTTTAAGTAAATACCTTTCTCCACAAGAAATTGAAGCATATAATAAAGGAGAATTTGGTATTTTTAGCGTTACCGTTTACGGACAAAAACCATGTTGCGACCCAAAATCGGGTTGTTGCTAA
- a CDS encoding winged helix-turn-helix transcriptional regulator → MGATKSNQFTTEQNKLADLYKALAHPARIAILQLLIQKQACICGDIVDELPLSQSTISQHLKALKTAGIIQGDISGVKTCYCINQTIWSEMDDLTKQFLNSYKYIEKCC, encoded by the coding sequence ATGGGGGCGACTAAATCAAATCAATTTACAACAGAACAGAATAAATTAGCTGATTTATATAAGGCTTTGGCACATCCTGCTCGAATTGCTATTTTGCAATTACTTATTCAAAAACAGGCTTGTATTTGTGGGGACATTGTTGATGAATTACCGCTTTCTCAATCAACCATTTCACAACATTTAAAAGCATTAAAAACCGCTGGAATTATACAGGGAGATATAAGTGGGGTAAAGACTTGTTACTGTATCAATCAGACCATATGGAGCGAAATGGATGATTTAACTAAACAATTTTTGAACAGTTATAAATACATTGAAAAATGTTGTTAA
- a CDS encoding septum formation initiator family protein has translation MLKKIPNWLKNKYSITILVFVVWVAFFDQNNFFIQYDFIKELHSLEKDKAYFIEELKQTKQELNDLTTNPVTLEKFAREKYFMKKDNEEIFVFEEEK, from the coding sequence ATGTTAAAAAAAATACCCAATTGGCTTAAAAACAAGTACAGCATAACCATACTGGTTTTTGTAGTTTGGGTTGCATTTTTTGATCAGAACAACTTTTTTATTCAGTACGACTTCATTAAAGAGCTCCATTCGTTAGAAAAAGACAAGGCTTATTTTATTGAAGAACTTAAACAAACCAAGCAAGAACTGAATGATTTAACTACTAATCCAGTAACGCTTGAAAAATTTGCGAGAGAAAAGTACTTCATGAAAAAAGACAATGAAGAA